The region tcaatgaCGTCTGTGCAGATATTGGTGCTTGGCAATATGTTCAGCAGCATCGACATGCATATTTTGATATGATGCAGGTTGTgtttataatcaattaattttagtgCTCTTCTATATGTAACTAGATTGgcgttttaatttttgaatttgccCGTGGCATTGATTTTAGCATCACATACATCGATTTATGACTCTACTGACTCTTACAACTTCATGCATTATGAACCACATATGTAGTAGAAGGCAAAACCCATACTAAGGCCCTTGTGCTATACTATTTTTGTTCGAGAGACCCCTACTCCAAAGTTGTTTATGTTCGggtccctgtacttggcaaaTTCTGATTATGACACCCTTACGTTGATAGAAAATGGAAAGTGTAGTTCACTCTCGGACTCTCCGTTAATGAGAGTAGGGAGAAAAAAAGTcacattgaaagaaaaaataataataatgatgacatgtaattgtttttttttacattagtaagatggtaattttataaatgatgaCTGTGCATCTTCACAATGATGACATGTATCAGATGAACCATGTTTGCCAATTCAAAAGCTTTCCATTACATTTCTTGCATCTTCACTGTGGCCAGCATCTTCAAAATCATCGGTTGCATCTTTTCCATGGGCGGAGCAGGTGGAGAAGCAGCCGATGGAAATGGTGCCTCGATGCTAGCAGGAGCGGCACTTGTGACCGGAGAAGGAGACGACGCACTCACCGGCTCAAGAGCTGGAGCAGGAGATCTGGAGCTTTTCCAAACAACTCAGTAGGTAGAAATACATTATCAACGGTGAAGATCACATGAGGAGTTCAGTTAAGAACAGTCTCAACGACTCTCAATGAAGCAACACCGGTGTGGAGAGTGACGTCATCGCCGGCGGTAGAAACCGTTAGATCGTACTTGCTAGCGCCGTTAGTAGCCAAAGTTGAGATTAGATCCTTTTTAGTCTTCACAGCTCCTTTAGGACTGTAACCAACGGAGGCGTCTCTAATAGAGAAACCACCTTTAGCATTTGTAAGCTTGCTCAGATCAAGAACTCCGGCAGCCTAAAACGCCTCGTCGTTTTGGTGCAAAATGGTCAAACTTTTATCAGCTGCTGACTGGTAGGTTTTAATCACACCGCTTGAAAGAAGGAGACTAGCAAAAGTTTTGCATCATTATCGCAATCGTCGTCATCCTGTAGCTGCTCCACCCAGTCTCCTCTCGATCTTCGCTCTTCCATGCCTAAGGCGCGGCAAGCGGTGGATCGGAGTGGTACCGGAAAAAGAAAGGAGGAAATATGCAAGGAAGTGGAATCTTGGTGAAGCCACATAGTATTGGACATGGCAGTGGTGTTTGTATTTGTGGTTTCTTGAGAATCGAATTATCAAAACcagttctttaatttttaaggAAGAGGATTAtaaaatggagaagatgataGTTTGTTTAATTTGGAGAAGATGGTAAAGTAGCATGTTTGCTCcttcaattttgtttattttttaaaagagaagtgtgagGTGGCATTGTGATGTggcattatatttttttagttaacgGTACTTTTGTTAGTTAACGGAACTACACCTGCCTTTTTCCATCCATGTAAGGGTGTTATAATTGAGAtttgccaagtacagggaccCGAACGTGAACAACTTTGGAGTAGGGGCCTCTCGAACAAAAGTGgtatagtacaagggcctccGTATGGGTTTTGCCATAGTAGAATGAGCTTATGTGCTGTTactatgtatatatatatatatataatcttagAAAGTTTTATCTTATAATTCgcataattttattctattgCATCAAATCTATACCAGAAAGCTGCATGTAACGTATTGTCTTTATGCTATATCCAACTTGGAATAAGGTCAATGTTGGATCAAATTATAGTtctgttgatttttttaattttctacaGGTTTGGGATTATACTGGCCTGGGATTCACAAAATACAATGCAAGAGATGTAAACAAAGATTATTTAGGGTAAGCTCACACGTTTTAGGTACTAAAGTATCAGTGTAAAACTTATCTTTGATGGAACTGATGTGGATACATGATCCAGTTGCGTGGTGGAGAATAAGGTGCTTCACAGTTCACTACTCTCATCTGTTGAGGTATTCTACGTGGATTTTCTGTTTATACACGCTTTAACTGACTGAGTTGCGGATCAGACATGTTATGTTTTGCATAGATTTAGTTCCCTTTTTTTTTGGTTCACCCATCACCAACTGTCTATTCCTggaatcaaatttattttcacttttctttTCTCCTGAAGGATTATTTCTTGCAGTCATATTCagcaaattcattttttttggtaaacaTACCCGAAACATAGTAACATATTATAAGCTGAAGTTAGGAATCTGCTCCTAAGTAGGCTACTAAACATTGGTCTTAGACACACATTCGACATTTATCATCTGCTTAGGAGTTGTGCATGTTCTACTCACACATCTGGCGTGTGAGTATCATCTCCTTATAAGTAAAGTGGTCATATATTCTTGGCTTTCTTTGCCATGTGCTTTCAGTACGTGAAGTATGATGATACTTCAATAGAAAAGTTGACATTGTACTTCTCGTTTTCTTTTTCCTTGCAATTATTGAAACTAAGTAAATCCTGCAGGATACTGATTTTCAAAAGACAATCTACCCTTCTAAGTTAACTTCAATGTCTCTACATCAAGGCTCTTCCTCCACAAAACTAGACAACACATCATCAACGGAGGCATTGTATGTGAAGGGACGTTTAGCAAAGCTTGAACTGAGTGATGGCAGCAACCTATATGCAAAGTTGGTGGTAATTTAATCTATAGGCTGATGAAGATATGCATcccatcaatataataaaaacattatttaattACTATCTGAATGAGGCTATTAGAATATTTCTGTCATTGATAATGTGCACAGGTTGGAGCGGATGGGGGCAAGTCACGAGTTAGAGAATTAGCAGGATTTAAAACAACGGGGTGGAACTACTCGCAAAATGCAGTCATCTGCACTGTAGAACATACTGTGGAAAATCGATGTGCATGGCAACGATTTCTACCAGCAGGTCCTATTGCACTTCTGCCAATTGGGGACAAGTTTAGCAACATTGTTTGGACTATGAACCCAAAGGAATCATCAGATTGTAAATCAATGAATGAAGAAGATTTTGTAAAAGCTGTAAATCATGCTCTTGATTATGGATATGGTCCTTATCCAAAGTCGAGCTTATTTGATGGTTCAGACATCTTTTCATGGGTCAGAGGAAATATAGTTACATCAGCTCATGAACCATTTGAAGTCCCACCGAAAGTGATCAAATTGGCTTCTGCTAGGATGGCGTTTCCATTGTCATTAAATCATGCTAAGAGTTACGCATCAAAACATATTGCTCTAATTGGCGATGCAGCACACACAGTTCATCCTTTAGCTGGGCAAGGAGTTAACTTGGGTTTTGGAGACGCATTTGCTCTTTCAAGAATTATCGCTGAGGGTATTGCTGTAGGAACGGACATCGGGGAGGTATGTCATTTCCGGTTCTTGATCTTATAATAATGTCTCGTTTACTGGTGTTTGGAAATAATCCAACCTCACAACTTCgttcttaaaaaaatacaaacaaaatttGTCTCTGGAATTTGTAACCTGCCTTGATAAGATACTGGAACCTATTTTCGGCTTTGTGCCTCACTCGCAAGACACGAACCCATTTAATGCATTGCACTCGATACCCTTTTTCTctcaatatatttaaattaagtgAATTTTCTATAATAAGAGAAACATAATGGTTCTCCAAATAGATAGTGCTTAGTTTATTATATGTTTCATTGTTTTagatttagaaaaattatagtAATGCTATACCTTATTGATTTGGCTCATTATCTATTATGATTCAGAGATTAAAAGACGATACGGTTTACGAATCCTTTTCGTTGAAATCGGCGTTTTTTTACGGAATTCCTTTTGTTAGTGTTAGTTTAGAGTATGAGCTTTAGATTTTGCAATCAGTTACTACATTTGAATTTCTAGGTTTCTAGCTAATAACCAAATGGAACAATTCAGCTCCATATCCTGATAATACCCATGTAGATGAAATAACTATATCTAATGCAACCAAGGAAAatgtcaaattggagtaatctgATGCAAGCCTAACTTGTATATTCTAAGATCTTTTACTGAGATGGAAAGCTTAAAATCTTAGAAAATTGCGCACTTATAGCATGAACATTGCATTgatccaaattaaaattttaggcgTAATTCTAACATGTTTGTATGATATAACGCTTGAAACTAGTTTCTGGATACAGTTTGGTTTACAAATTCagattgttttttatttacagGTATCACTTTTGAAAAAATACGAGTCAGAAAGGAAACCAGCAAACTTGGCTATGATGGCAATACTAGATGGTTGTCAGAAGGCGTACTCTGTAGATTTTGGACCTTTAAATATATTACGTGCTGCTGCATTTCACGGGGCACACCACATCTCACCACTTAAGAGAAGTATTATTTCATTTGCCTCAGGAGAACAGAGGCTCCCACTTTTTTCATAGTGACTGTTGTTGATATCCTGAAAGGCTGAAACAATAAATGAAGTTCTCCTCTACTTGTACAGTTTTgcaatttatagaaaaatttaaGCCGTTATCTATGACATTTCACTGAAACACCAATTCTTGTTCAACTTGCATATATTAAGCATGCTGCCAGTGTCTATCCTGAGCCAAAATCAAACTCTCCACATAATTCTTAGTTGTATTATATAtgaagtataaaaaaaattcctcgtagtttttacaaaagtacagatcaatttttttacttttttggggtATGATTAAACTCTCTTTGTTTTTAAAGTGAACAAATAACCCATTTCGTCCAacaccattagaaacactcgttaatggctgatATGTATCTTataattatatagaaaaaaaattcaaaaataattttaatatttaaaatatttatcgaaaATTTAAGAGGATAAGTGtcttaaaagtaaattaaaatagtttatttgtttgattttaaaacaatgagggtttaattgttcaattttaaaaacacaagggcttaattgtgcctaaaaaaataaaatgattgatctatacttttgaaaaaaagtctgaatttttttttgtaccttatgCCTATTATATATAACTTCCACTTATTCTTTCTAGTTGAGCTTCTCAACTGGTCATTATATTTCTTATCCATTTTTTCTCCGAGTTCGGTTTATAGAGAAGGAAAAAATATAGCAGACAGTGTCATATCAGTTAAACATTTGCGATAGAAAATCTTTTagttattacttattttttcaatcattaaaaatttcaCATAGCTAACATGTTGCACGAATGAAATGGTGCAACTGTTGCATTGAATAATTTTCCATCTTATTATGGAACAGTTTTATTACATGACAGCTCATGATGTTTTATACATGGCTTGCTGAAAACACGATGTTCggtcaattgaaaaaaatagcTGAGAAAAGGATGCGAGGATTACATTTATATGTGGGCGGTAGCCTGTATACAACAAATCTATGCACAGTTAAGGGACTTTGATCAGTATGAAGTAAATAATCATATCTACAAAAATGTATCTCTGATTATACGTGCTGCTACCCGAGATGAAAGCCGTGAGAGCACCTCGGGAAGCACTTTGGCTGAGATACCTGGCAAAATTGGAAGAAACTCTTGTATGATCCGAGCAACACTTGTATCCTGCCAGAATGCAGCAATAATCAATTGAAATTAATCTGAATCAAACATCAGAACTTAACAAGCCATAATTCACATATAATATAACCATCCTCCATGaacaaattgaattttatttgtaagTGCAAATTGCAAAACATAAGTACCTGAGGTGATGTCCTTGACATAGAACTTCCGGCAGTTAAGAAGTCGATGATCTTTTGaacattatttaaaataattgtgtCCTCTTCTGTTATTGTTGGGAGAAGACCTGCAGGCCTAAATGGTCCAGGTACCATACTGAAAACCGGGGGACCATTTCCAACGCCAAGGATTGCTAGAATTCTTACAAGCTGCTCCCTTGTAACAGCATCGATTCCCTTTACAATCTGCATCAGaaattattttacattattATATTCTTTGAAATTTGAGATGCCAGCATATAATAAACCATATACATAATAAAGTTTGGGTTCATTGCAAAAAGTATCATGAACTTCAGCGTGTTTTAcaattacaacacaaactttaaaacttggcaaaatCAATTACcagctttcattttttggcaaatcgtAACACCGACCTATTTTCCATTGTAAAAATGCTGATACAGCTGCCAGACAATATATATTTTGTTGTCCGTATCAGcatttatttaacaaaaaatagCTCGGTGTTCCGATTTACCAAAACATGCAAGTTGGTGAATCGACGTTTATTTAACGGAAAATAGTTCGGTGTTCCGATTTATCAAAACATGATAGTTGGTGACTAattttgccaagttttaaagtttatattttatttgcaaatcacgctaaagtttgtaatttgatttgcatttaacccataAAGTTGACAATGTTGCTAGTAGGAATACCTCATCCAGAAGAAACTCTCGGAAAAAATTGCCCTTCTCTGAAAGCAGAAATCCTAGAGCCGCCCTTGTTTGAATTGGCTGACTAGGCTGATTTGCAGTTGGCGCAAAACTGGGGAAATTGAAGCCTGTTTGAGTTTGGAGAATCCCAAGCTCAGCCATATTGCCATTCAAACTTTCTCCACCTCCACTTTTTGCTGCTGTGATGAAATTCTCAAAGGCTTGCATGACATCAATGAATCTTTCAGCATTAAAAACACCAGATTTCCCATAAATTGTATATCTTAAAGCACTCCTTAGACGAGGGGACTCATCGGTGAGAAGCCTCTGAGAATAGAAAGAAGTTATAACCCTAAGTTAAATCATTTTGGAGAAACAAAGACAATATGCCCACCGAGGTTCACTATAGTCTAACAGCATAAGGACTACCTAGTTTATGTTGAAAAATAAGACCACACAAGCAGTTCTCAAATGTGcccattttttattaattaatctgCATTAAGTAAAATGGCGCAATTTGAGGTTTCAAGTTGACcaaactaaataataaacacaATGTATCACAGTGGATTTAAAAATCTTTTGAAAAGAGGGTTAGAGAGAACTCAAATCATTTCTGCACGAAATTTCATACCTGGGCTATATAGGGATACGCCTCATCTACGATAGCAAATTCAGAATTTCCCACCAAAGCTATACCTTCTAGCACACCTATTGCCCTAATTATGAGAGCAAAATATGGGGGTATCCTAAATGGATAATCAAATGTTATTTGTGCAAGATCAGATGCTAGCTCCTGAAAGTTAATATTTTTTGCTCCTCCACCTTCAAGTGCTTGATCAAAAACTTTGGCCAGGACTGGCAAGATAGGTTCCAAATTAACTCCCTCGGGAATGAAACCAAGTTTGACAAAATCTTTGACAATAGCGCCATAATCCCGATGTATGAGGTGGGCAATAGCTTCAATCATTCCATATTTCTGATCATCTGTTAATTTTGTGACTAGACCTGTCAAAGCAGAAACGAACTTTCAAAGTCCCACATAAATGGATTTTCATGGCTAGAGAAGAGCAATATTTTCAAATTCTAGGGTCGCATGTCAAGAGGAGAGCAAGACATAACTAAAAACACATAATAGAAACGAGAATGATATTTTCCTATCATGACATCAAAAACATCTCTCGGTATAATCTCACAATAATCTGAAGTTTGAACTATATAATCATAGAACCAGACTATGTTTAGCATATGTAAGGATCACAAAGTTGCTTGATGATTTTACCATTATGTGGAACCATAATCAACCTCACTGCTTTCTCAGCATAAATGTTGTAATGCTACAACCAAAAGATAATAAATGAAagaagaggagagagaaaaggcCCGCAAATTATCAAGCAGCAGATAaagtcaaaaaacaaaaaaaacactcAGCGATAATAAGCATGACATAGCTAATCGTGGGCAAAGAAAATGTTTCGCTCTATATGCTTATTGCTTAAAGTGTTACCAAAGTCAAGGATGGCTAGCTTCCCGTCTGGAGTGCGGATTAGGTTGCCAGGA is a window of Mercurialis annua linkage group LG2, ddMerAnnu1.2, whole genome shotgun sequence DNA encoding:
- the LOC126669154 gene encoding uncharacterized protein LOC126669154 isoform X2, which gives rise to MNRFIATKFSSAAVNSKAYQWKIPLKQLCTAAEDKDRKSFNRTVRPYDIAIVGGGMVGMALACSLATTPLTKHLNVAIIDSNPALGGKLSIKKEDLPDPRVSTVTPATISVFKDIGAWQYVQQHRHAYFDMMQVWDYTGLGFTKYNARDVNKDYLGCVVENKVLHSSLLSSVEDTDFQKTIYPSKLTSMSLHQGSSSTKLDNTSSTEALYVKGRLAKLELSDGSNLYAKLVVGADGGKSRVRELAGFKTTGWNYSQNAVICTVEHTVENRCAWQRFLPAGPIALLPIGDKFSNIVWTMNPKESSDCKSMNEEDFVKAVNHALDYGYGPYPKSSLFDGSDIFSWVRGNIVTSAHEPFEVPPKVIKLASARMAFPLSLNHAKSYASKHIALIGDAAHTVHPLAGQGVNLGFGDAFALSRIIAEGIAVGTDIGEVSLLKKYESERKPANLAMMAILDGCQKAYSVDFGPLNILRAAAFHGAHHISPLKRSIISFASGEQRLPLFS
- the LOC126669154 gene encoding uncharacterized protein LOC126669154 isoform X1, coding for MNRFIATKFSSAAVNSKAYQWKIPLKQLCTAAVNSTSVGSNQLININDEDKDRKSFNRTVRPYDIAIVGGGMVGMALACSLATTPLTKHLNVAIIDSNPALGGKLSIKKEDLPDPRVSTVTPATISVFKDIGAWQYVQQHRHAYFDMMQVWDYTGLGFTKYNARDVNKDYLGCVVENKVLHSSLLSSVEDTDFQKTIYPSKLTSMSLHQGSSSTKLDNTSSTEALYVKGRLAKLELSDGSNLYAKLVVGADGGKSRVRELAGFKTTGWNYSQNAVICTVEHTVENRCAWQRFLPAGPIALLPIGDKFSNIVWTMNPKESSDCKSMNEEDFVKAVNHALDYGYGPYPKSSLFDGSDIFSWVRGNIVTSAHEPFEVPPKVIKLASARMAFPLSLNHAKSYASKHIALIGDAAHTVHPLAGQGVNLGFGDAFALSRIIAEGIAVGTDIGEVSLLKKYESERKPANLAMMAILDGCQKAYSVDFGPLNILRAAAFHGAHHISPLKRSIISFASGEQRLPLFS